Proteins found in one Stigmatopora nigra isolate UIUO_SnigA chromosome 15, RoL_Snig_1.1, whole genome shotgun sequence genomic segment:
- the smarca4a gene encoding transcription activator BRG1 isoform X3 has product MSTPDPPMGGTPRPGPSPGPGLSPGGMMGPSPGPSPGSAHSMMGPSPGPPGSGHPHPPQGPSGYPQENMHQMHKPMDAMHDKGMPDDPRYSQMKGMGMRPGGHSGMGPPPSPMDQHSQGYPSPLGGSEHAPSPVPANGPPSGSMMPGGPSGPGGGPMEVTGDPNQGMGQPNRGGPPGPVGPGVAVGGPGPSAGPTPFNQNQLHQLRAQIMAYKMLARSQPLPDHLQMAVQGKRPMPGMQQQPMPNMPTSSGPVGGPGPGPAQPNYNRPHGMVGPNMPPPGPAGVPPGMQGQPANGPPKSWPEGPMVNAAAPSNPPQKLIPPQPTGRPSPAPPSVPPAASPVMPPQTQSPGQPAQPPPMMLHPKQNRITPIQKPRGLDPVEILQEREYRLQARIAHRIQELENLPGSLAGDLRTKATIELKALRLLNFQRQLRQEVVVCMRRDTALETALNAKAYKRSKRQSLREARITEKLEKQQKIEQERKRRQKHQEYLNSILQHAKDFKEYHRSITAKLQKATKAIATYHANTEREQKKENERIEKERMRRLMAEDEEGYRKLIDQKKDKRLAYLLQQTDEYVANLTELVRAHKAAQALKEKKKKKKKKKPEAVEGGAAALGPDGELLDETSQMSDLPVKVIHVDSGKILTGVDAPKAGQLETWLEMNPGYEVAPRSDSEDSGSEEEEEEEEEDEKHHASSAQNEEKKKIPDPDSEDVSEVDVRHIIEHAKQDVDDEYGSAAFNRGLQSYYAVAHAVTEKVDRQSTLLVNGQLKQYQIKGLEWLVSLYNNNLNGILADEMGLGKTIQTIALITYLMELKRINGPFLIIVPLSTLSNWVYEFDKWAPSVVKVSYKGSPIARRAFVPILRSGKFNVLLTTYEYIIKDKQVLAKLRWKYMIVDEGHRMKNHHCKLTQVLNTHYLAPRRVLLTGTPLQNKLPELWALLNFLLPTIFKSCSTFEQWFNAPFAMTGEKVDLNEEETILIIRRLHKVLRPFLLRRLKKEVEAQLPEKVEYVIKCDMSALQRVLYRHMQAKGVLLTDGSEKDKKGKGGTKTLMNTIMQLRKICNHPYMFQHIEESFSEHLGYSGGIVTGADLYRSSGKFELLDRILPKLRATNHKVLLFCQMTTLMTIMEDYFAYRNFKYLRLDGTTKAEDRGMLLKTFNDPASEYFVFLLSTRAGGLGLNLQSADTVVIFDSDWNPHQDLQAQDRAHRIGQQNEVRVLRLCTVNSVEEKILAAAKYKLNVDQKVIQAGMFDQKSSGCERRAFLQAILEHEEQDEEEDEVPDDETVNQMIARSEEEFEQFMRMDLDRRREDARNPKRKPRLMEEDDLPSWILKDDAEVERLTCEEEEEKMFGRGSRQRKEVDYSDSLTEKQWLKAIEEGNLEDIEEEVRHKKTTRKRKRDRDHDGGPATPSSSSGRGRDKDEEVKKAKKRGRPPAEKLSPNPASLTKKMKKIVDAVIKYKDGSNGRQLSEVFIQLPSRKELPEYYELIRKPVDFRKIKERIRSHKYRSLNDLEKDVMQLCQNAQTFNLEGSLIYEDSIVLQSVFTSVRQKIEKEEDSEGEDSEEEDEELDEGSESESRSVKVKIKLSRKEKGERSGKGQRRRGRGVRAKPVVSDDDSEDEQDEEHSVSGSDED; this is encoded by the exons ATGTCCACTCCTGACCCCCCGATGGGAGGGACACCTCGACCTGGTCCTTCCCCAGGTCCAGGGCTCTCTCCGGGTGGTATGATGGGCCCAAGTCCTGGTCCATCCCCTGGTTCAGCCCATAGCATGATGGGGCCAAGTCCAGGACCCCCTGGATCTGGACACCCACACCCTCCACAAGGACCCTCAGGATATCCTCAGGAAAACATGCATCAGATGCACAAA CCTATGGATGCCATGCATGACAAAGGAATGCCTGATGACCCTCGCTACAGTCAAATGAAAGGCATGGGAATGAGACCAGGAGGGCACAGTGGGATGGGGCCTCCTCCAAGCCCCATGGACCAACATTCCCAAG GTTACCCTTCTCCATTAGGGGGTTCAGAGCATGCTCCAAGCCCCGTCCCAGCTAACGGTCCCCCATCCGGCTCCATGATGCCTGGCGGTCCATCTGGCCCAGGGGGTGGCCCAATGGAGGTTACTGGAGATCCAAACCAGGGAATGGGCCAGCCCAATCGTGGGGGTCCTCCGGGTCCAGTTGGACCAGGTGTTGCTGTGGGTGGACCAGGGCCTTCAGCAGGGCCCACGCCTTTCAACCAGAACCAGTTGCACCAACTCAGGGCTCAAATTATGGCCTACAAGATGCTGGCACGCAGTCAGCCCTTACCAGACCACCTGCAGATGGCCGTGCAAGGGAAGAGGCCCATGCCTGGGATGCAGCAACAACCCATGCCCAACATGCCCACTTCTTCAGGACCTGTGGGTGGGCCGGGGCCAGGACCAGCTCAGCCCAATTACAATAGACCTCATG GCATGGTTGGTCCCAATATGCCTCCTCCTGGACCGGCAGGAGTTCCCCCAGGTATGCAAGGCCAGCCTGCCAACGGACCTCCTAAATCATGGCCCGAAG GACCAATGGTGAATGCTGCTGCACCATCAAATCCTCCCCAGAAGCTCATTCCTCCTCAGCCAACTGGTAGACCCTCTCCCGCTCCTCCCTCTGTGCCACCAGCCGCCTCGCCAGTTATGCCCCCCCAGACACAATCTCCAGGTCAGCCTGCACAGCCCCCGCCAATGATGCTTCACCCAAAACAAAATCGCATTACGCCAATCCAAAAACCAAGAGGGCTGGACCCAGTAGAGATCCTTCAGGAGAGGGAATACAG GTTACAAGCTCGTATTGCTCACCGTATTCAGGAATTGGAGAACCTACCTGGCTCCCTTGCAGGTGACCTACGTACCAAAGCAACCATTGAGCTTAAAGCCCTCAGGCTGCTGAACTTCCAGAGACAG TTACGGCAAGAGGTGGTGGTCTGCATGCGTCGCGACACTGCTCTAGAAACTGCTCTTAATGCTAAGGCCTACAAGCGCAGTAAGCGGCAGTCTCTACGTGAGGCCCGTATCACAGAAAAGCTTGAAAAACAACAGAAGATTGAACAAGAACGCAAACGTCGACAGAAACACCAG GAATACCTCAACAGCATCCTGCAACATGCCAAGGACTTTAAAGAGTACCATCGCTCCATCACAGCAAAACTCCAGAAGGCTACCAAAGCAATTGCCACCTACCATGCAAACACTGAGCGTGAGCAGAAAAAAGAGAATGAGCGCATTGAAAAAGAGAGAATGCGGAGGCTAATG GCTGAAGATGAAGAGGGCTACCGTAAACTTATTGACCAGAAAAAAGATAAGCGTCTGGCCTACCTCTTGCAGCAGACCGACGAATACGTGGCTAACCTCACTGAGCTGGTGCGAGCCCACAAAGCTGCACAAGCTCtcaaggaaaagaaaaagaagaagaagaaaaag AAGCCAGAGGCTGTCGAGGGTGGTGCTGCTGCTCTTGGACCTGATGGAGAG CTGTTGGATGAGACCAGTCAAATGAGTGACCTCCCTGTGAAAGTCATCCATGTCGATAGTGGCAAGATTCTGACAGGGGTTGATGCGCCTAAGGCCGGTCAACTGGAGACTTGGCTTGAAATGAACCCAGG CTATGAAGTTGCGCCACGATCGGACAGTGAAGACAGTGGCtctgaagaagaggaggaggaggag GAGGAGGATGAGAAACATCATGCCTCTTCAGCTCAGaatgaggagaagaagaaaataccaGACCCTGACAGTGAAGATGTGTCTGAAGTAGACGTTCGGCACATCATCGA GCATGCAAAGCAGGATGTGGACGATGAGTACGGAAGCGCAGCTTTCAACCGAGGACTTCAGTCCTATTACGCCGTGGCTCATGCTGTCACTGAGAAAGTGGACAGGCAATCTACACTGTTAGTCAACGGTCAGCTCAAACAATACCAG ATCAAAGGGCTAGAGTGGCTGGTGTCACTTTACAATAACAACTTAAATGGCATCCTGGCTGATGAAATGGGTCTGGGAAAAACTATCCAGACCATTGCCCTGATCACCTACCTCATGGAACTCAAGCGCATCAACGGGCCTTTCCTCATCATTGTGCCGCTCTC AACCCTGTCAAACTGGGTGTATGAGTTTGATAAGTGGGCACCATCTGTTGTAAAGGTCTCCTACAAG GGCTCTCCAATTGCTCGTCGTGCTTTTGTTCCCATCCTACGCAGTGGCAAATTTAATGTGCTGCTCACGACATACGAGTACATCATCAAAGATAAACAGGTTTTAGCCAAG CTTCGGTGGAAGTATATGATTGTGGACGAGGGACATCGTATGAAGAATCACCATTGTAAGCTGACTCAGGTGTTGAATACGCACTACCTGGCCCCACGGCGGGTGCTGCTCACCGGAACTCCACTGCAGAACAAACTCCCTGAGCTCTGGGCCTTGCTCAATTTCCTCCTGCCCACCATTTTCAAGAGCTGCAGCACCTTTGAACAATGGTTCAATGCTCCATTTGCCATGACTGGAGAGAAA GTTGATCTCAATGAAGAAGAGACCATTCTCATCATTCGACGTCTTCATAAGGTGCTGCGGCCTTTCTTACTACGCCGACTCAAGAAGGAGGTTGAGGCTCAGCTTCCAGAGAAG GTGGAGTATGTGATCAAATGTGATATGTCGGCACTTCAGAGAGTGTTGTACAGACACATGCAAGCGAAGGGAGTCTTGCTCACAGATGGGTCAGAGAAAGATAAGAAG GGTAAAGGTGGTACTAAGACACTAATGAACACAATCATGCAGCTGAGGAAGATTTGCAATCACCCCTACATGTTTCAACATATTGAG GAGTCTTTCTCTGAACATCTGGGGTATTCCGGAGGAATAGTAACTGG CGCCGACTTGTATCGTTCCTCTGGGAAATTTGAGCTGTTGGATCGTATTTTGCCCAAGTTGAGAGCCACCAACCACaaagtgttgcttttctgtcaAATGACTACTCTTATGACCATCATGGAAGACTACTTTGCCTACCGCAACTTCAAATATTTACGTCTTGATG GAACCACAAAGGCAGAAGATAGAGGGATGTTGTTGAAAACTTTCAATGACCCAGCTTCCGAGTACTTTGTATTTTTGCTCAGCACTCGAGCAGGAGGCTTGGGTCTCAACCTGCAATCTGCTGACACCGTTGTGATCTTTGACAGTGATTGGAACCCACATCAG GACCTGCAAGCTCAGGACAGAGCCCACCGTATCGGTCAGCAGAATGAGGTGCGTGTGCTTCGCCTCTGTACTGTCAACAGCGTGGAGGAGAAGATCCTGGCAGCGGCCAAATACAAGCTCAACGTGGACCAAAAAGTCATCCAGGCGGGCATGTTCGACCAAAAGTCATCAGGCTGTGAGCGACGAGCCTTCTTACAGGCCATTCTGGAACACGAGGAACAGGACGAG GAGGAGGATGAGGTTCCTGATGATGAGACAGTCAATCAGATGATTGCCAGAAGTGAAGAGGAGTTTGAGCAGTTCATG CGTATGGACCTCGATCGACGTCGTGAGGATGCCCGCAACCCCAAGAGAAAACCTCGTCTCATGGAGGAGGATGATCTTCCCAGTTGGATTTTAAAAGATGATGCTGAGGTTGAGAGGCTTACCtgtgaagaagaagaggagaagaTGTTTGGCCGAGGATCCCGCCAGCGCAAGGAGGTGGACTACAGTGACTCCCTCACTGAGAAACAGTGGTTGAAG GCAATAGAAGAGGGCAATCTGGAAGACATTGAGGAGGAAGTGCGACACAAAAAGACAACTAGAAAACGCAAGCGGGATCGTGACCATGACGGGGGTCCCGCTACACCCAGCTCCAGCAGCGGACGAGGACGCGACAAGGACGAGGAAGTCAAGAAAGCAAAGAAACGTGGTCGTCCACCTGCTGAGAAACTTTCTCCTAATCCTGCTTCCCTCAccaagaagatgaagaagatagTTGATGCTGTTATCAAATACAAGGATGG TAGCAATGGACGACAACTGAGTGAGGTCTTCATCCAACTGCCCTCTCGGAAGGAGCTGCCAGAGTACTATGAGCTTATTCGCAAACCAGTAGACTTCAGGAAGATCAAG GAAAGGATCCGCAGCCACAAGTATCGCAGCTTGAATGATCTCGAAAAGGATGTCATGCAGCTCTGTCAGAATGCTCAGACTTTCAACCTCGAGGGATCTCTG ATCTACGAAGACTCCATCGTGCTTCAGTCTGTCTTTACCAGCGTGAGGCAGAAAATCGAGAAGGAGGAGGACAGTGAAGGAGAAGATAGcgaagaagaggatgaagagctggatgaaggtTCCGAGTCTGAAT CCCGTTCTGTGAAGGTTAAGATTAAACTTAGCCGGAAAGAAAAGGGGGAGCGAAGTGGAAAAGGACAGCGACGGAGGGGGCGTGGCGTCCGGGCTAAACCTGTCgtgagcgacgacgacagcgagGATGAACAGGACGAG GAACATTCGGTGAGCGGCAGTGATGAGGACTGA
- the smarca4a gene encoding transcription activator BRG1 isoform X4 has protein sequence MSTPDPPMGGTPRPGPSPGPGLSPGGMMGPSPGPSPGSAHSMMGPSPGPPGSGHPHPPQGPSGYPQENMHQMHKPMDAMHDKGMPDDPRYSQMKGMGMRPGGHSGMGPPPSPMDQHSQGYPSPLGGSEHAPSPVPANGPPSGSMMPGGPSGPGGGPMEVTGDPNQGMGQPNRGGPPGPVGPGVAVGGPGPSAGPTPFNQNQLHQLRAQIMAYKMLARSQPLPDHLQMAVQGKRPMPGMQQQPMPNMPTSSGPVGGPGPGPAQPNYNRPHGMVGPNMPPPGPAGVPPGMQGQPANGPPKSWPEGPMVNAAAPSNPPQKLIPPQPTGRPSPAPPSVPPAASPVMPPQTQSPGQPAQPPPMMLHPKQNRITPIQKPRGLDPVEILQEREYRLQARIAHRIQELENLPGSLAGDLRTKATIELKALRLLNFQRQLRQEVVVCMRRDTALETALNAKAYKRSKRQSLREARITEKLEKQQKIEQERKRRQKHQEYLNSILQHAKDFKEYHRSITAKLQKATKAIATYHANTEREQKKENERIEKERMRRLMAEDEEGYRKLIDQKKDKRLAYLLQQTDEYVANLTELVRAHKAAQALKEKKKKKKKKKPEAVEGGAAALGPDGELLDETSQMSDLPVKVIHVDSGKILTGVDAPKAGQLETWLEMNPGYEVAPRSDSEDSGSEEEEEEEEEDEKHHASSAQNEEKKKIPDPDSEDVSEVDVRHIIEHAKQDVDDEYGSAAFNRGLQSYYAVAHAVTEKVDRQSTLLVNGQLKQYQIKGLEWLVSLYNNNLNGILADEMGLGKTIQTIALITYLMELKRINGPFLIIVPLSTLSNWVYEFDKWAPSVVKVSYKGSPIARRAFVPILRSGKFNVLLTTYEYIIKDKQVLAKLRWKYMIVDEGHRMKNHHCKLTQVLNTHYLAPRRVLLTGTPLQNKLPELWALLNFLLPTIFKSCSTFEQWFNAPFAMTGEKVDLNEEETILIIRRLHKVLRPFLLRRLKKEVEAQLPEKVEYVIKCDMSALQRVLYRHMQAKGVLLTDGSEKDKKGKGGTKTLMNTIMQLRKICNHPYMFQHIEESFSEHLGYSGGIVTGADLYRSSGKFELLDRILPKLRATNHKVLLFCQMTTLMTIMEDYFAYRNFKYLRLDGTTKAEDRGMLLKTFNDPASEYFVFLLSTRAGGLGLNLQSADTVVIFDSDWNPHQDLQAQDRAHRIGQQNEVRVLRLCTVNSVEEKILAAAKYKLNVDQKVIQAGMFDQKSSGCERRAFLQAILEHEEQDEEEDEVPDDETVNQMIARSEEEFEQFMRMDLDRRREDARNPKRKPRLMEEDDLPSWILKDDAEVERLTCEEEEEKMFGRGSRQRKEVDYSDSLTEKQWLKAIEEGNLEDIEEEVRHKKTTRKRKRDRDHDGGPATPSSSSGRGRDKDEEVKKAKKRGRPPAEKLSPNPASLTKKMKKIVDAVIKYKDGNGRQLSEVFIQLPSRKELPEYYELIRKPVDFRKIKERIRSHKYRSLNDLEKDVMQLCQNAQTFNLEGSLIYEDSIVLQSVFTSVRQKIEKEEDSEGEDSEEEDEELDEGSESESRSVKVKIKLSRKEKGERSGKGQRRRGRGVRAKPVVSDDDSEDEQDEEHSVSGSDED, from the exons ATGTCCACTCCTGACCCCCCGATGGGAGGGACACCTCGACCTGGTCCTTCCCCAGGTCCAGGGCTCTCTCCGGGTGGTATGATGGGCCCAAGTCCTGGTCCATCCCCTGGTTCAGCCCATAGCATGATGGGGCCAAGTCCAGGACCCCCTGGATCTGGACACCCACACCCTCCACAAGGACCCTCAGGATATCCTCAGGAAAACATGCATCAGATGCACAAA CCTATGGATGCCATGCATGACAAAGGAATGCCTGATGACCCTCGCTACAGTCAAATGAAAGGCATGGGAATGAGACCAGGAGGGCACAGTGGGATGGGGCCTCCTCCAAGCCCCATGGACCAACATTCCCAAG GTTACCCTTCTCCATTAGGGGGTTCAGAGCATGCTCCAAGCCCCGTCCCAGCTAACGGTCCCCCATCCGGCTCCATGATGCCTGGCGGTCCATCTGGCCCAGGGGGTGGCCCAATGGAGGTTACTGGAGATCCAAACCAGGGAATGGGCCAGCCCAATCGTGGGGGTCCTCCGGGTCCAGTTGGACCAGGTGTTGCTGTGGGTGGACCAGGGCCTTCAGCAGGGCCCACGCCTTTCAACCAGAACCAGTTGCACCAACTCAGGGCTCAAATTATGGCCTACAAGATGCTGGCACGCAGTCAGCCCTTACCAGACCACCTGCAGATGGCCGTGCAAGGGAAGAGGCCCATGCCTGGGATGCAGCAACAACCCATGCCCAACATGCCCACTTCTTCAGGACCTGTGGGTGGGCCGGGGCCAGGACCAGCTCAGCCCAATTACAATAGACCTCATG GCATGGTTGGTCCCAATATGCCTCCTCCTGGACCGGCAGGAGTTCCCCCAGGTATGCAAGGCCAGCCTGCCAACGGACCTCCTAAATCATGGCCCGAAG GACCAATGGTGAATGCTGCTGCACCATCAAATCCTCCCCAGAAGCTCATTCCTCCTCAGCCAACTGGTAGACCCTCTCCCGCTCCTCCCTCTGTGCCACCAGCCGCCTCGCCAGTTATGCCCCCCCAGACACAATCTCCAGGTCAGCCTGCACAGCCCCCGCCAATGATGCTTCACCCAAAACAAAATCGCATTACGCCAATCCAAAAACCAAGAGGGCTGGACCCAGTAGAGATCCTTCAGGAGAGGGAATACAG GTTACAAGCTCGTATTGCTCACCGTATTCAGGAATTGGAGAACCTACCTGGCTCCCTTGCAGGTGACCTACGTACCAAAGCAACCATTGAGCTTAAAGCCCTCAGGCTGCTGAACTTCCAGAGACAG TTACGGCAAGAGGTGGTGGTCTGCATGCGTCGCGACACTGCTCTAGAAACTGCTCTTAATGCTAAGGCCTACAAGCGCAGTAAGCGGCAGTCTCTACGTGAGGCCCGTATCACAGAAAAGCTTGAAAAACAACAGAAGATTGAACAAGAACGCAAACGTCGACAGAAACACCAG GAATACCTCAACAGCATCCTGCAACATGCCAAGGACTTTAAAGAGTACCATCGCTCCATCACAGCAAAACTCCAGAAGGCTACCAAAGCAATTGCCACCTACCATGCAAACACTGAGCGTGAGCAGAAAAAAGAGAATGAGCGCATTGAAAAAGAGAGAATGCGGAGGCTAATG GCTGAAGATGAAGAGGGCTACCGTAAACTTATTGACCAGAAAAAAGATAAGCGTCTGGCCTACCTCTTGCAGCAGACCGACGAATACGTGGCTAACCTCACTGAGCTGGTGCGAGCCCACAAAGCTGCACAAGCTCtcaaggaaaagaaaaagaagaagaagaaaaag AAGCCAGAGGCTGTCGAGGGTGGTGCTGCTGCTCTTGGACCTGATGGAGAG CTGTTGGATGAGACCAGTCAAATGAGTGACCTCCCTGTGAAAGTCATCCATGTCGATAGTGGCAAGATTCTGACAGGGGTTGATGCGCCTAAGGCCGGTCAACTGGAGACTTGGCTTGAAATGAACCCAGG CTATGAAGTTGCGCCACGATCGGACAGTGAAGACAGTGGCtctgaagaagaggaggaggaggag GAGGAGGATGAGAAACATCATGCCTCTTCAGCTCAGaatgaggagaagaagaaaataccaGACCCTGACAGTGAAGATGTGTCTGAAGTAGACGTTCGGCACATCATCGA GCATGCAAAGCAGGATGTGGACGATGAGTACGGAAGCGCAGCTTTCAACCGAGGACTTCAGTCCTATTACGCCGTGGCTCATGCTGTCACTGAGAAAGTGGACAGGCAATCTACACTGTTAGTCAACGGTCAGCTCAAACAATACCAG ATCAAAGGGCTAGAGTGGCTGGTGTCACTTTACAATAACAACTTAAATGGCATCCTGGCTGATGAAATGGGTCTGGGAAAAACTATCCAGACCATTGCCCTGATCACCTACCTCATGGAACTCAAGCGCATCAACGGGCCTTTCCTCATCATTGTGCCGCTCTC AACCCTGTCAAACTGGGTGTATGAGTTTGATAAGTGGGCACCATCTGTTGTAAAGGTCTCCTACAAG GGCTCTCCAATTGCTCGTCGTGCTTTTGTTCCCATCCTACGCAGTGGCAAATTTAATGTGCTGCTCACGACATACGAGTACATCATCAAAGATAAACAGGTTTTAGCCAAG CTTCGGTGGAAGTATATGATTGTGGACGAGGGACATCGTATGAAGAATCACCATTGTAAGCTGACTCAGGTGTTGAATACGCACTACCTGGCCCCACGGCGGGTGCTGCTCACCGGAACTCCACTGCAGAACAAACTCCCTGAGCTCTGGGCCTTGCTCAATTTCCTCCTGCCCACCATTTTCAAGAGCTGCAGCACCTTTGAACAATGGTTCAATGCTCCATTTGCCATGACTGGAGAGAAA GTTGATCTCAATGAAGAAGAGACCATTCTCATCATTCGACGTCTTCATAAGGTGCTGCGGCCTTTCTTACTACGCCGACTCAAGAAGGAGGTTGAGGCTCAGCTTCCAGAGAAG GTGGAGTATGTGATCAAATGTGATATGTCGGCACTTCAGAGAGTGTTGTACAGACACATGCAAGCGAAGGGAGTCTTGCTCACAGATGGGTCAGAGAAAGATAAGAAG GGTAAAGGTGGTACTAAGACACTAATGAACACAATCATGCAGCTGAGGAAGATTTGCAATCACCCCTACATGTTTCAACATATTGAG GAGTCTTTCTCTGAACATCTGGGGTATTCCGGAGGAATAGTAACTGG CGCCGACTTGTATCGTTCCTCTGGGAAATTTGAGCTGTTGGATCGTATTTTGCCCAAGTTGAGAGCCACCAACCACaaagtgttgcttttctgtcaAATGACTACTCTTATGACCATCATGGAAGACTACTTTGCCTACCGCAACTTCAAATATTTACGTCTTGATG GAACCACAAAGGCAGAAGATAGAGGGATGTTGTTGAAAACTTTCAATGACCCAGCTTCCGAGTACTTTGTATTTTTGCTCAGCACTCGAGCAGGAGGCTTGGGTCTCAACCTGCAATCTGCTGACACCGTTGTGATCTTTGACAGTGATTGGAACCCACATCAG GACCTGCAAGCTCAGGACAGAGCCCACCGTATCGGTCAGCAGAATGAGGTGCGTGTGCTTCGCCTCTGTACTGTCAACAGCGTGGAGGAGAAGATCCTGGCAGCGGCCAAATACAAGCTCAACGTGGACCAAAAAGTCATCCAGGCGGGCATGTTCGACCAAAAGTCATCAGGCTGTGAGCGACGAGCCTTCTTACAGGCCATTCTGGAACACGAGGAACAGGACGAG GAGGAGGATGAGGTTCCTGATGATGAGACAGTCAATCAGATGATTGCCAGAAGTGAAGAGGAGTTTGAGCAGTTCATG CGTATGGACCTCGATCGACGTCGTGAGGATGCCCGCAACCCCAAGAGAAAACCTCGTCTCATGGAGGAGGATGATCTTCCCAGTTGGATTTTAAAAGATGATGCTGAGGTTGAGAGGCTTACCtgtgaagaagaagaggagaagaTGTTTGGCCGAGGATCCCGCCAGCGCAAGGAGGTGGACTACAGTGACTCCCTCACTGAGAAACAGTGGTTGAAG GCAATAGAAGAGGGCAATCTGGAAGACATTGAGGAGGAAGTGCGACACAAAAAGACAACTAGAAAACGCAAGCGGGATCGTGACCATGACGGGGGTCCCGCTACACCCAGCTCCAGCAGCGGACGAGGACGCGACAAGGACGAGGAAGTCAAGAAAGCAAAGAAACGTGGTCGTCCACCTGCTGAGAAACTTTCTCCTAATCCTGCTTCCCTCAccaagaagatgaagaagatagTTGATGCTGTTATCAAATACAAGGATGG CAATGGACGACAACTGAGTGAGGTCTTCATCCAACTGCCCTCTCGGAAGGAGCTGCCAGAGTACTATGAGCTTATTCGCAAACCAGTAGACTTCAGGAAGATCAAG GAAAGGATCCGCAGCCACAAGTATCGCAGCTTGAATGATCTCGAAAAGGATGTCATGCAGCTCTGTCAGAATGCTCAGACTTTCAACCTCGAGGGATCTCTG ATCTACGAAGACTCCATCGTGCTTCAGTCTGTCTTTACCAGCGTGAGGCAGAAAATCGAGAAGGAGGAGGACAGTGAAGGAGAAGATAGcgaagaagaggatgaagagctggatgaaggtTCCGAGTCTGAAT CCCGTTCTGTGAAGGTTAAGATTAAACTTAGCCGGAAAGAAAAGGGGGAGCGAAGTGGAAAAGGACAGCGACGGAGGGGGCGTGGCGTCCGGGCTAAACCTGTCgtgagcgacgacgacagcgagGATGAACAGGACGAG GAACATTCGGTGAGCGGCAGTGATGAGGACTGA